The Immundisolibacter cernigliae genome has a window encoding:
- a CDS encoding aromatic ring-hydroxylating dioxygenase subunit alpha — translation MDVTGLINTREGWVDRRIFWDQAIYEQELERVFARAWLFVAHESELPRPGDFLTTYMGQDSVIVARHTDGRIRVFTNSCTHRGNRICFADGGNARQFTCNYHGWSFGTDGALMGLHEEAHYAGWIDKSHWGLQNARVETYKGLVFACFDADAPSLEDYLGDYRWYLDIVLDQTDEGTEFIGGCVRNDFQANWKFGVENFTGDSLHASWTHDSGAKAMTYGKPVPDFMPVEQDSFHANANGHGWEGGTDGLGTLGIMSLRRPVIMAYYQQKRAQMARRLGELRATRLFGSVVSASVFPNFSYLPGIGTMRVWHPKGPRRIELRAWTIVNRDMPDEVRNAMRDACMETFSPSGVFEMDDGENWENATRANEGVVTRRQRLHYGLRVGTSRRDDPDLPGNISRPMYSDVNQLAFYQRWMDFMTGQSWRDIPRVR, via the coding sequence ATGGACGTGACTGGACTGATCAACACCCGCGAGGGCTGGGTCGACCGGCGGATTTTCTGGGACCAGGCCATCTACGAGCAGGAACTGGAGCGCGTGTTCGCCCGCGCCTGGCTGTTCGTGGCGCATGAAAGCGAGCTGCCCCGGCCGGGCGATTTCCTGACCACCTACATGGGACAGGACAGCGTCATCGTGGCCCGCCACACGGACGGGCGCATCCGCGTGTTCACCAACTCCTGCACCCACCGCGGCAACCGCATCTGCTTTGCCGACGGCGGCAACGCGCGCCAGTTCACCTGCAACTACCACGGCTGGTCGTTCGGCACCGACGGCGCCCTCATGGGCCTGCACGAGGAAGCCCACTACGCCGGCTGGATCGACAAGTCCCACTGGGGCCTGCAAAACGCCCGCGTGGAAACCTACAAGGGCCTGGTGTTCGCCTGCTTCGACGCCGACGCGCCGTCGCTGGAGGACTACCTGGGTGACTACCGCTGGTACCTGGACATCGTGCTCGACCAGACCGACGAGGGCACCGAGTTCATCGGCGGCTGCGTGCGAAACGACTTTCAGGCCAACTGGAAATTCGGCGTCGAGAACTTCACCGGCGATTCCCTGCACGCCTCCTGGACGCACGACTCCGGCGCCAAGGCCATGACCTACGGCAAGCCGGTGCCGGACTTCATGCCGGTCGAGCAGGACTCGTTTCACGCCAACGCCAACGGCCACGGCTGGGAAGGCGGCACCGACGGCCTGGGCACGCTGGGCATCATGAGCCTGCGCCGGCCGGTGATCATGGCCTACTACCAGCAAAAACGCGCCCAGATGGCGCGCCGCCTGGGCGAGCTGCGCGCCACGCGCCTGTTCGGCTCGGTGGTGTCGGCCTCGGTGTTCCCGAACTTCTCCTACCTGCCCGGCATCGGCACCATGCGCGTGTGGCACCCCAAGGGTCCGCGGCGCATCGAGCTGCGCGCCTGGACCATCGTCAACCGCGACATGCCGGACGAGGTCCGCAATGCCATGCGCGACGCCTGCATGGAAACCTTCTCCCCGAGCGGCGTGTTCGAAATGGACGACGGCGAGAACTGGGAAAACGCCACCCGCGCCAACGAGGGCGTGGTCACCCGCCGCCAGCGCCTGCACTACGGCCTGCGCGTGGGCACCAGCCGCCGCGACGACCCGGACCTGCCGGGCAACATCAGCCGCCCGATGTACAGCGACGTGAACCAGCTCGCCTTCTACCAGCGCTGGATGGATTTCATGACAGGACAATCGTGGCGGGACATCCCGCGCGTGCGCTGA